The Acidobacteriota bacterium genome includes a window with the following:
- a CDS encoding OsmC family protein, which produces MADTKPPAIVDLTWDSGLAFTARDSTHAWVLDGRNQAGPSPVIALGSALAGCMSIDLVAILTKGRHTVRALATHLVGHRADDDPRRFLRMEMRFTLDTDASPEHIQRAIDLSREKYCSVWHSLRQDIELVTSFVTQADR; this is translated from the coding sequence ATGGCCGACACCAAACCTCCTGCCATTGTCGATCTGACCTGGGATAGCGGACTGGCCTTCACGGCACGCGACAGCACACACGCGTGGGTGCTCGATGGACGCAACCAGGCCGGCCCCTCGCCGGTCATCGCGCTGGGGTCCGCCCTTGCCGGTTGCATGAGCATCGACCTGGTGGCCATACTCACCAAGGGGCGGCACACCGTGCGCGCGCTCGCCACGCACCTGGTCGGTCACCGGGCCGATGACGACCCGCGCCGATTCCTTCGGATGGAGATGCGCTTCACCCTCGACACCGACGCGTCACCCGAACACATCCAACGCGCCATCGATCTGTCGCGCGAGAAATACTGCTCGGTGTGGCATTCCCTGCGCCAGGACATCGAGCTCGTCACAAGCTTTGTCACCCAGGCGGACCGATGA
- a CDS encoding penicillin acylase family protein, whose protein sequence is MRTRRLAAVMALVCVAVLGLSATRPKDEDARDLERRAHTALAQIDGEAPVSGLQQMVEVIRDRWGVPHIYAKTVHDLFFAQGYVAAQDRLWQLDLWRRNAEGKLAEVVGPSAVKRDTFARLLRYRGDPEAEWRSYGPDARAIIAAFVAGINAQIAFVTEHPEKLPIEFQLLDAKPEPWTPEVVIGRMAGYVMTRNARSEVQRARLARDVGAARVAEFMPVDPPTPIVVPDGLDLADIVDGVLDIASDASETVRFPAERLKVAGLPSLFGFDRGVTIAAERRPMASDRLRDAEEPSWADAAWRYGSNNWVMAGSMTATGKPVLANDPHRVIALPSLRYSTHLVGPGWNVIGAGEPALPGIAAGHNERIAFGFTIVGMDQQDLYVERLDPANADRYLYRGASEAMRVEREQIAVREESPRVVELRFTRHGPVLHIDRAKGLAYALRWVGTEPGSAGYLRSMALNRAQNWTEFREAVAGWKVPSENIIYADVAGNIGWIAAGAAPIRPGWNGLLPVPGESGKYEWNGFLTIDDLPQSFNPASGYIATANHNILPPGYSKVLGYEWGAPHRFNRIDEVLRGAKAAGRKLTVSDSERLQHDATSVVARAVCNALRTAARVAGPRPAQAGGDAPAAKALAMLSAWDHVLSKDSAAAALYELWMPRLSAAAAKTLVPPADQRYAGASMSSDRLLAHLARVETDARVREVLLGAPLDEAWREATRQMGADAGTWAWGTIHRASLEHPLASTPARREIFNLPDAPRSGDGNTPFATGAGSRQTSGASFREVIDLADWDLSTTINVPGESAQPTSRFYGNLLPLWAAEQYHPMVYSRAAVLANAAATLVLRPPKK, encoded by the coding sequence ATGAGGACCCGACGTCTAGCCGCCGTCATGGCGTTGGTGTGCGTGGCGGTGCTTGGTCTGTCCGCCACCAGGCCCAAAGACGAGGATGCGCGCGATCTTGAACGGCGCGCGCACACCGCTCTCGCGCAGATTGACGGCGAGGCGCCCGTGTCCGGTCTGCAGCAGATGGTCGAGGTCATCCGCGATCGGTGGGGCGTGCCCCACATCTACGCGAAGACCGTCCACGATCTGTTTTTCGCCCAGGGGTACGTCGCGGCCCAGGACCGCTTGTGGCAGCTCGACCTCTGGCGGCGCAACGCAGAAGGGAAGCTCGCCGAAGTCGTGGGCCCATCGGCCGTCAAACGCGATACGTTCGCGCGCCTCCTGCGCTACCGCGGCGATCCTGAAGCCGAGTGGCGCAGCTACGGTCCCGATGCCAGGGCGATTATTGCCGCCTTCGTCGCGGGCATCAACGCGCAGATCGCGTTTGTCACCGAGCACCCCGAAAAACTGCCGATCGAGTTCCAGTTGCTCGACGCGAAGCCCGAGCCCTGGACGCCGGAAGTGGTGATTGGCCGGATGGCCGGCTACGTGATGACCCGCAACGCCCGCAGCGAAGTGCAGCGCGCCCGACTGGCGCGCGATGTCGGCGCGGCGCGGGTGGCTGAGTTCATGCCGGTCGACCCACCAACGCCCATCGTCGTTCCCGACGGCCTTGACCTTGCCGATATTGTCGATGGCGTGCTGGATATCGCCAGCGACGCGAGCGAGACGGTTCGCTTTCCGGCCGAGCGTCTGAAGGTGGCGGGTCTTCCAAGCCTGTTCGGATTCGATCGCGGCGTGACGATCGCCGCCGAGCGCCGGCCGATGGCGTCCGACCGACTACGCGACGCCGAGGAACCCTCCTGGGCGGACGCCGCATGGCGCTACGGCTCCAACAACTGGGTGATGGCCGGATCGATGACGGCGACCGGCAAGCCGGTGCTTGCGAACGACCCGCACCGGGTGATCGCGCTGCCGTCGCTTCGCTACAGCACTCATCTGGTGGGACCGGGGTGGAACGTGATCGGGGCGGGGGAGCCCGCACTGCCCGGCATCGCGGCCGGCCACAATGAACGCATCGCCTTCGGCTTCACTATCGTCGGCATGGACCAGCAGGATCTGTATGTTGAGCGGCTCGATCCCGCCAATGCCGACCGCTACCTCTACCGCGGCGCATCGGAAGCGATGCGGGTCGAGCGCGAACAGATTGCGGTGCGCGAAGAATCGCCGCGGGTTGTCGAGCTCCGTTTTACCCGCCATGGACCCGTGCTCCACATCGATCGCGCGAAGGGGCTGGCGTACGCGCTCCGGTGGGTGGGTACCGAGCCGGGTTCGGCGGGGTATCTGCGGTCGATGGCGCTCAATCGTGCGCAGAACTGGACCGAGTTTCGCGAGGCCGTGGCGGGCTGGAAAGTCCCGTCCGAGAACATCATCTACGCGGATGTCGCGGGCAACATCGGGTGGATTGCCGCCGGCGCGGCGCCCATACGACCAGGGTGGAATGGGCTGCTGCCCGTCCCGGGCGAGAGCGGCAAGTACGAATGGAACGGGTTCCTGACGATCGACGATCTGCCACAGTCGTTCAATCCAGCCAGTGGGTACATCGCCACCGCCAACCACAACATCCTTCCGCCGGGCTACAGCAAGGTGCTCGGGTACGAATGGGGCGCGCCGCATCGCTTCAATCGCATCGACGAAGTGCTGCGAGGTGCGAAAGCGGCCGGCAGAAAACTCACGGTGAGCGACTCCGAACGCCTTCAGCACGACGCGACGTCGGTGGTCGCGCGCGCGGTGTGCAACGCCTTGCGCACCGCAGCGCGGGTCGCCGGACCGCGACCCGCGCAGGCGGGTGGTGATGCGCCGGCCGCCAAGGCGCTCGCGATGTTGAGTGCGTGGGATCACGTACTCAGCAAGGACTCGGCGGCCGCGGCGCTGTACGAACTCTGGATGCCGCGGTTGTCGGCGGCGGCGGCGAAGACGCTGGTTCCGCCGGCCGACCAGCGTTACGCGGGAGCCTCGATGTCATCCGACCGCCTGCTCGCACACCTGGCCCGTGTGGAGACAGACGCTCGCGTGCGGGAGGTGCTGTTGGGCGCTCCGCTTGATGAAGCCTGGCGCGAGGCGACTCGCCAGATGGGAGCCGACGCCGGCACGTGGGCCTGGGGAACGATCCACCGCGCCTCCCTGGAGCATCCGCTTGCCTCGACGCCCGCAAGGCGGGAGATCTTCAACCTTCCCGATGCGCCCCGCAGCGGTGATGGCAACACGCCGTTTGCCACCGGGGCCGGAAGCCGTCAGACCAGCGGCGCGTCGTTTCGCGAGGTGATCGACCTGGCCGATTGGGACTTGTCGACAACCATCAACGTGCCGGGCGAATCGGCACAGCCCACCAGCCGGTTCTATGGAAACCTCCTGCCGCTATGGGCGGCGGAGCAGTACCACCCGATGGTGTACTCGAGGGCGGCCGTGCTGGCGAATGCCGCCGCCACGCTGGTGCTGAGGCCACCGAAAAAGTAG
- a CDS encoding DmsE family decaheme c-type cytochrome — MRRGMLVLTLAAVFVVLGSGMALAQKSTPAAAWSVTDCQGCHEKALGTSFQNTKHAKLDQSCVQCHVNVAEHAKAQMNGDKNAPSPALKNLTAQQINEKCLTCHEKAKQSNYLSSMHARRNVACTSCHSAHSAKSVKAQLKTKMDSDTCYTCHKSERAKSMRTSHHPVREGKMGCSSCHNPHDGSTPKMIQGESVNELCYKCHTEKRGPFLFEHAPVREECVSCHDPHGSNHKRLLLNKLPNLCWNCHLTGSGHFGSLDNLITEKGFTTAPVTGFPTAGSRGVEKSCKNCHVNLHGSNSPSGAAFLR; from the coding sequence ATGCGTCGAGGAATGTTGGTCCTGACGCTCGCGGCGGTGTTCGTCGTGCTCGGGAGCGGAATGGCTCTTGCGCAGAAATCGACGCCCGCAGCCGCATGGAGCGTCACGGATTGCCAGGGATGCCACGAGAAGGCCCTTGGCACAAGCTTCCAAAACACCAAGCACGCCAAGCTCGACCAGAGCTGCGTGCAGTGCCACGTCAACGTGGCCGAACATGCCAAGGCGCAGATGAATGGCGACAAGAACGCGCCGTCGCCCGCGCTGAAGAATCTCACGGCCCAGCAGATCAACGAGAAGTGCCTGACCTGCCATGAGAAGGCCAAGCAGTCGAACTATCTGAGCAGCATGCATGCGCGGCGCAACGTGGCCTGCACGTCGTGCCACAGCGCGCACTCGGCCAAGTCGGTGAAGGCGCAGCTCAAGACGAAGATGGACTCCGACACGTGCTACACGTGCCACAAGTCCGAGCGCGCCAAGTCGATGCGCACCTCGCACCACCCGGTGCGTGAAGGCAAGATGGGCTGCTCGAGCTGCCACAACCCGCACGACGGCAGCACCCCGAAGATGATCCAGGGCGAGTCGGTCAACGAGCTCTGCTACAAGTGCCACACGGAGAAGCGCGGTCCGTTCCTCTTCGAGCACGCGCCGGTCCGCGAGGAGTGCGTGTCGTGCCACGATCCGCACGGCTCGAACCACAAGCGGCTGCTGCTCAACAAGCTGCCGAACCTCTGCTGGAACTGCCACCTCACGGGCTCGGGCCACTTCGGATCGCTCGACAACCTCATCACCGAGAAGGGGTTCACGACCGCGCCGGTCACCGGCTTCCCGACTGCGGGCTCGCGCGGCGTCGAGAAGAGCTGCAAGAACTGCCACGTCAATCTCCACGGCTCCAACTCGCCTTCGGGCGCAGCGTTTTTGAGGTAA
- a CDS encoding MtrB/PioB family outer membrane beta-barrel protein, whose amino-acid sequence MKRTMIIAAFFAMGLLVANSFAAAQDAPPTTSGGQVTLGLLGAGDISSSKFQEYREVPKGVSIPFMNLFSKSSTLDFNLVGYNVRQGDQRYMGWANLSWMDVAFDYNQIPHNMGNNAHMIWSETAPGVWSMSPTLRKTLADASELVPSASRTYDFYNALLTPTFNDANLIDLSSLRKRGDAEFDVSKALPFDLKFTYMREVKSGTRGQGGGDILGVVAPVVDVPEPLNDLIQDFGVRAAYNFNNKMGNVHAAFNRNLYNNRAETLVLDNPFRPADVVYTTTSVPGGPGSVRFTTAPDNEASTFTTGVLLKFAHQTRLTGDVAMASWTQNAQFYPYTINSVVLTPAGARADSTSSLQQQSFNGKINTTTLNFGFSSRPVEGLGLRMRYRSYELKNKTNRFVITGDLSPTPDRSWGAADAPSVDAPYGHPTALNYDTKSDRFDASVSYDVKALTLEGAYRYAKLTRTYREAASGKDNGYSFSALFHASDWLGFRGTYDELKRTASDYPSTTIGLMADEAERKTKRTGVDIELTPMDSLSFTFAYFRKNDDYPNRPGRVAGNLDTTSGLLFAKYDTYTGEFEFTPNERVELSAYYTYEKNLQTNRWTTLTNGAINNSLRYDGSDKTNTFGLNAVFHFVPEKWTCTLMARHQKVDGLMGVTANPSGSFYTSRATANPPGPQAITDWDDTELTTIGAQLDYAVAKAWTLGAGYMYEKYDYADAYTSGTTLMPFSVSVFMKADSGPYKANVVYTKLTVRF is encoded by the coding sequence ATGAAGCGAACGATGATTATTGCAGCGTTCTTCGCCATGGGACTCCTCGTGGCGAATTCCTTCGCGGCGGCGCAGGACGCGCCGCCCACTACGAGCGGCGGCCAGGTGACTCTGGGCCTGCTCGGTGCCGGCGACATCTCCTCGTCGAAGTTCCAGGAGTACCGCGAGGTCCCGAAGGGCGTGTCGATCCCCTTCATGAATCTGTTCTCCAAGAGCAGCACGCTCGACTTCAACCTGGTCGGGTACAACGTGCGGCAGGGAGACCAGCGCTACATGGGCTGGGCGAACCTCAGCTGGATGGATGTCGCGTTCGACTACAACCAGATCCCGCACAACATGGGCAATAACGCGCACATGATCTGGTCCGAAACGGCGCCTGGTGTGTGGAGCATGAGTCCGACGCTTCGCAAGACGTTAGCCGACGCGTCTGAATTGGTGCCGAGTGCGTCACGCACCTACGACTTCTACAATGCGCTGCTGACTCCGACATTCAACGATGCCAACCTCATCGACCTCTCGTCCCTGCGCAAGCGGGGCGACGCGGAATTCGATGTCAGCAAGGCGCTGCCCTTCGACCTGAAGTTCACCTACATGCGCGAGGTCAAGTCGGGCACGCGCGGACAGGGCGGCGGGGACATCCTCGGCGTCGTCGCTCCGGTGGTCGACGTGCCGGAGCCGCTGAACGACCTGATCCAGGACTTTGGCGTGCGCGCGGCGTACAACTTCAACAACAAGATGGGCAACGTGCACGCCGCGTTCAACCGCAACCTGTACAACAACCGGGCCGAGACCCTCGTGCTCGACAACCCGTTCCGCCCGGCGGACGTGGTCTATACGACGACTTCGGTCCCGGGCGGCCCCGGAAGCGTCCGGTTCACCACTGCCCCCGACAACGAGGCCAGCACGTTTACGACGGGCGTCCTGTTGAAGTTCGCGCACCAGACCCGGCTCACCGGCGACGTTGCGATGGCGTCGTGGACGCAGAACGCGCAGTTCTATCCCTACACCATCAATTCGGTCGTTCTGACGCCGGCCGGCGCGCGCGCAGACAGCACCTCGTCGCTCCAGCAGCAGTCGTTCAACGGAAAGATCAACACCACGACGCTGAACTTCGGGTTCTCGTCGCGGCCGGTCGAGGGCTTGGGCCTCCGGATGCGCTACCGCAGCTACGAGCTCAAGAACAAGACGAACCGGTTCGTGATTACCGGCGACCTGTCCCCCACGCCTGATCGAAGCTGGGGGGCCGCCGACGCTCCGAGCGTGGACGCTCCTTACGGCCACCCGACGGCACTCAACTACGACACCAAGTCGGATCGGTTCGACGCCTCGGTCAGCTACGACGTCAAGGCCCTCACCCTCGAGGGCGCATACCGTTACGCGAAGCTGACGCGCACCTACCGTGAAGCCGCGTCTGGCAAGGACAACGGCTACTCGTTCTCCGCGTTGTTCCATGCCAGCGACTGGCTGGGCTTCCGCGGCACCTACGACGAGCTCAAGCGCACGGCCAGCGACTACCCGTCGACGACGATCGGGCTGATGGCGGACGAAGCCGAGCGCAAGACGAAGCGCACGGGCGTCGATATCGAGCTGACGCCGATGGATAGTCTCAGCTTCACCTTCGCGTACTTCCGCAAGAACGACGACTACCCGAACCGGCCTGGCCGCGTCGCCGGGAATCTCGATACCACCAGCGGTCTGCTCTTCGCGAAGTACGACACCTACACGGGCGAGTTTGAGTTCACCCCGAACGAGCGGGTCGAACTGAGCGCCTACTACACGTACGAGAAGAACCTGCAGACCAATCGATGGACCACGCTCACCAACGGCGCGATCAACAACTCGCTCCGCTACGATGGCAGCGACAAGACCAACACGTTTGGCTTGAACGCGGTCTTCCACTTTGTTCCCGAGAAGTGGACCTGCACGCTGATGGCGCGCCACCAGAAGGTGGACGGCCTCATGGGCGTCACCGCCAATCCGTCTGGCTCGTTCTATACGTCCCGCGCAACGGCGAATCCCCCGGGACCCCAGGCCATCACGGACTGGGACGACACGGAATTGACGACCATCGGGGCGCAGCTCGACTACGCGGTCGCCAAGGCATGGACGCTCGGCGCGGGCTACATGTACGAGAAGTACGACTACGCCGACGCCTACACGAGCGGCACCACGCTCATGCCGTTCAGTGTCTCTGTGTTCATGAAGGCTGACAGCGGGCCGTACAAGGCGAACGTCGTCTACACCAAGCTGACTGTCCGCTTCTAG
- a CDS encoding DGQHR domain-containing protein: protein MINVSAIRMQQFGVQFYQASLTAKDIDKLVRFEVLTYGEQHHPAVRGKKRAISTTKVNWDLLERRIGASDKAYQRQIIRRKIDELVQYFEQCRQARDLPSIPGAVIISCDEKLSFIPVEDGSPLGVLKVPEREGILRAIDGQHRLLAMHADIERFGQEMFTVPAVIFDQLPEDHIVQMFVTINAKHTRLNSSHLVSLSGRQLYRDDNLAAAHDIVRALNERDQSPLFMDIKLLGVGKGHIAQAPIAQELKRLFQSDAFGGSRKTQDFQEESKRFFVNYFKQIALVFGAAWNGRKYAIKSSTALRAFIRVAPDVVRRLDQEHVDRTDFRAIGRVISPWGHRIGDLRFETDGAWKKSTSVDSLTKELRLALQYPEGAMV from the coding sequence ATGATCAATGTCTCTGCTATCCGGATGCAGCAGTTTGGCGTGCAGTTCTACCAGGCGTCGCTCACGGCGAAGGACATCGACAAGCTGGTGCGGTTTGAAGTGCTGACCTATGGCGAACAGCACCACCCGGCGGTGCGGGGCAAGAAGCGCGCGATCTCGACGACCAAGGTGAACTGGGATCTGCTCGAACGCCGCATCGGCGCGAGCGACAAGGCCTACCAGCGACAGATCATCCGCCGCAAGATCGACGAGCTGGTTCAGTACTTCGAGCAGTGCCGGCAGGCGCGTGATCTGCCGTCGATTCCAGGCGCCGTCATCATCTCGTGCGACGAGAAGCTCTCATTTATCCCGGTCGAGGATGGATCGCCTCTCGGCGTTCTCAAGGTGCCCGAGCGCGAAGGCATCCTGCGCGCCATCGACGGCCAGCACCGCCTGCTGGCAATGCACGCCGACATCGAGCGCTTTGGTCAGGAGATGTTCACGGTGCCGGCCGTGATCTTCGACCAGCTCCCCGAAGACCACATCGTGCAGATGTTCGTCACCATCAACGCCAAGCACACGCGGCTGAACTCGTCGCACCTGGTCAGCCTGTCGGGGCGCCAACTCTACCGCGACGACAACCTTGCGGCGGCGCACGACATCGTGCGCGCGCTCAACGAACGGGACCAGTCGCCCCTTTTCATGGACATCAAACTGCTGGGTGTGGGCAAAGGCCACATCGCGCAGGCGCCGATCGCCCAGGAATTGAAGCGGCTGTTCCAGTCGGACGCCTTCGGCGGTTCCCGCAAGACGCAGGACTTCCAGGAAGAATCAAAGCGGTTCTTCGTGAACTACTTCAAGCAGATCGCGCTCGTGTTCGGCGCGGCGTGGAACGGGCGGAAGTACGCCATCAAGTCGTCCACCGCACTTCGGGCCTTCATCCGTGTCGCGCCAGACGTGGTCCGCCGCCTCGACCAGGAACACGTCGATCGGACCGACTTCCGGGCCATCGGGCGCGTGATCTCGCCATGGGGCCACCGCATCGGCGACCTCCGGTTCGAAACCGACGGGGCCTGGAAGAAAAGCACCTCGGTCGACTCGCTCACCAAGGAATTGCGGCTGGCGCTGCAGTACCCCGAAGGCGCAATGGTGTGA
- a CDS encoding DUF2339 domain-containing protein, with translation MDQVMRALTGLIFVAILAFITLVVPVLTFLRTQRLRNELNELRAELTRTGSAVERIRSMLHQLKTELAGAASTALPSGPTAVASPVVVHDPFAEASVAVRAYASSAEPSTSGGSILPPGGSAPEADAARPAPSAEADSARDTLETRIGGHWLLYVGMAALLLGLGFFIKYAFDNEWINETTRVVLGGVIGVGMVVGGLAISRRGYRLYGEIVAGGGFVALYFSTYAAFNFYGLIVQPVAFGLMVAITAGAALVADRKSSQGLAFVAVLGGFLTPFLVGRNEDAQVVLLTYDAILVAGAMFLAQRRQWPIVNLASYLLTFLTFGAWAARYYTPDKYVTTEVFLTLFCGMFAYMLRVSERARTENSDVVATVLWTAPIAYHVASLNNLLPHSLPLLVYLMLVTLAGVLASVKLNRAWVRLAVFAATAPVFLYWVAGHTTPGWRLGSVVVLLAMYSMHLIAQGERISRKGEEPWPIADLVLFHANGLALFGGAYLIVNAFAPQMTSSLALGLALWHFGMAWYFGALTGDAGPNSLALGFAFVGFAIGLEFDDWMKIVGWTVESVAVVWVGLRARRDWMRLGGVLLLAGTTVRLMSLGFFDAAAGFTPVFNSRFGVTLVVVAACYALAYIHKRGGADMSDHAAPEIGMSIIAANVLTVLLISTEISFYWRTRAAEDATADLARLASLSIAWALYGTALIIVGINRRYAPVRYLAIALLALTIGKVFLFDLSVLGGIYRIIGFIGLGLALLLGAWLYQRYRGLILENDT, from the coding sequence ATGGACCAAGTGATGCGCGCGCTGACCGGGCTGATCTTCGTCGCTATTCTCGCTTTCATCACGCTTGTCGTGCCCGTGCTGACCTTTCTCAGAACGCAGCGCCTGAGGAACGAACTGAATGAACTGCGCGCCGAGCTGACGCGTACCGGCTCCGCTGTGGAGCGGATTCGCTCCATGCTGCACCAGCTCAAGACGGAACTGGCCGGCGCAGCGTCCACTGCACTTCCGTCGGGGCCCACGGCCGTCGCATCGCCTGTTGTCGTGCACGATCCCTTCGCCGAAGCCTCAGTGGCCGTCCGCGCCTATGCGTCGTCGGCCGAGCCCTCAACGTCGGGCGGTTCGATTCTGCCGCCCGGCGGCTCCGCGCCTGAGGCTGACGCCGCGCGCCCGGCACCCTCGGCCGAGGCCGACAGTGCACGCGACACGCTTGAAACCAGGATCGGCGGACACTGGCTGCTGTACGTGGGCATGGCCGCGCTATTGCTGGGGCTGGGGTTCTTCATCAAGTACGCCTTCGACAACGAGTGGATCAACGAGACGACGCGCGTCGTGTTGGGAGGCGTGATCGGGGTCGGCATGGTCGTTGGCGGGCTGGCGATCTCGCGCAGGGGATACCGCCTCTACGGGGAGATCGTGGCGGGCGGCGGGTTTGTCGCGCTGTACTTCTCGACCTACGCGGCGTTCAACTTCTACGGTCTCATCGTGCAACCAGTGGCGTTCGGGTTGATGGTCGCCATCACCGCCGGCGCCGCTCTCGTTGCGGATCGCAAGAGTTCACAGGGCCTCGCATTTGTGGCCGTGCTGGGCGGTTTTCTGACGCCCTTCCTGGTCGGCCGCAACGAGGATGCGCAGGTGGTGCTGCTCACCTACGACGCGATCCTGGTCGCCGGGGCCATGTTCCTGGCCCAACGCCGGCAGTGGCCGATCGTGAATCTAGCGAGCTACCTGCTGACGTTTCTCACGTTTGGCGCCTGGGCGGCGCGGTACTACACGCCCGACAAGTACGTGACGACCGAGGTGTTCCTGACGCTCTTCTGCGGGATGTTCGCCTACATGCTTCGGGTATCGGAGCGCGCGCGCACCGAGAACAGCGACGTCGTCGCGACGGTGCTGTGGACGGCGCCGATTGCTTATCACGTGGCGTCGCTCAACAACCTGCTGCCGCACTCATTGCCGCTGCTCGTCTACCTGATGCTGGTGACGCTGGCCGGCGTGCTCGCCAGCGTGAAGCTCAACAGGGCGTGGGTCAGGCTGGCGGTGTTTGCCGCGACGGCACCGGTGTTCCTGTACTGGGTAGCAGGGCACACGACGCCGGGCTGGCGCCTCGGCAGCGTCGTGGTGCTGCTGGCGATGTACAGCATGCACTTGATTGCGCAGGGCGAGCGGATCAGCCGAAAGGGCGAAGAACCGTGGCCGATCGCCGATCTGGTGCTGTTCCACGCCAACGGCTTGGCGCTGTTTGGCGGGGCGTATCTGATTGTCAACGCCTTCGCTCCGCAAATGACTTCGTCTCTAGCGCTCGGTCTCGCGCTGTGGCATTTCGGCATGGCGTGGTACTTCGGCGCGCTCACCGGTGATGCCGGCCCCAACAGCCTGGCGCTCGGATTCGCCTTTGTCGGCTTCGCCATCGGCCTGGAGTTCGACGACTGGATGAAGATTGTTGGCTGGACCGTGGAATCGGTGGCGGTGGTGTGGGTCGGGTTGCGGGCCAGACGCGACTGGATGCGCCTGGGCGGAGTACTGCTGCTGGCGGGCACGACGGTCCGGCTGATGTCGCTTGGGTTCTTCGATGCTGCGGCCGGGTTCACTCCGGTCTTCAACTCCCGATTTGGCGTTACGCTCGTGGTGGTGGCCGCCTGCTACGCGCTGGCCTACATTCACAAGCGTGGAGGTGCCGACATGAGCGATCACGCGGCGCCCGAGATCGGCATGTCGATTATCGCGGCCAACGTGTTGACGGTGCTCCTCATCTCGACCGAGATCAGCTTCTACTGGCGGACACGGGCGGCCGAGGACGCCACGGCCGACCTGGCGCGGCTCGCCTCACTCTCGATTGCGTGGGCCCTCTACGGGACGGCGCTCATCATCGTCGGGATCAACCGCCGGTACGCGCCGGTGCGCTACCTGGCCATCGCACTTCTGGCGCTCACCATAGGCAAGGTGTTCCTGTTTGACCTGTCGGTGCTTGGCGGTATCTACCGCATCATCGGCTTTATCGGCCTGGGGCTGGCGCTCCTGCTCGGTGCATGGCTGTACCAGCGGTACCGAGGCCTGATTCTCGAGAATGACACGTAG
- the argJ gene encoding bifunctional glutamate N-acetyltransferase/amino-acid acetyltransferase ArgJ, with protein sequence MKSVVPPGVTINHVPGGVTAPAGFRVAACASGIKKAGGLDLALIVSDAEASAAGVFTTNKAQAAPVLVSREHLAASGGYASAIIVNSGCANACTGPEGLAVARSSADFVASAIGCRAEQVLVASTGVIGVQLDVDKIRKGAARAAGALSRGAHHEAALAIMTTDREPKETAVRVTTPAGAFHVGGIAKGAGMIEPHMATMLGFVTTDALVDPSVLRRALVDAVEVTFNAISVDGDTSTNDTVFLLASGSSTVVVDDGLYQALVAGLIEVCGTLARAIVRGGEGATKLVSITASGAASPEDAKRAAQVIANSLLVKTAIHGGDPNWGRLVAAAGRAGVAFDIERAQVRVGPIVLFSDGVPYDDRAPEAATYLTGSEIEIEVNLGGGGPFTATVWTCDLSAEYVKINAEYRT encoded by the coding sequence GTGAAGAGCGTCGTCCCGCCCGGTGTCACCATCAACCACGTTCCGGGCGGCGTCACCGCGCCCGCTGGCTTTCGCGTCGCGGCCTGCGCGTCCGGCATCAAGAAGGCCGGGGGGCTTGATCTCGCGCTGATCGTTTCGGACGCCGAGGCATCGGCCGCCGGTGTCTTTACGACCAACAAGGCCCAGGCCGCTCCCGTGCTGGTGTCGCGCGAGCATCTCGCCGCATCCGGCGGCTACGCCTCGGCCATCATCGTCAATAGCGGATGCGCGAACGCCTGCACCGGGCCTGAAGGGCTGGCCGTCGCCCGCAGCTCGGCCGATTTCGTCGCTTCGGCGATCGGCTGTCGGGCCGAGCAGGTGCTGGTCGCCTCGACGGGCGTGATCGGCGTGCAACTCGATGTCGATAAGATCAGAAAAGGCGCGGCGAGGGCCGCCGGGGCGCTCTCCCGTGGCGCCCATCATGAGGCGGCGCTTGCCATCATGACGACGGATCGCGAGCCGAAGGAAACCGCGGTCAGGGTGACCACGCCCGCTGGTGCGTTTCATGTCGGCGGGATCGCGAAGGGCGCCGGCATGATCGAGCCGCACATGGCGACGATGCTCGGATTTGTGACGACCGATGCCCTGGTCGATCCGTCAGTCCTGCGACGTGCACTGGTAGACGCGGTCGAGGTCACGTTCAACGCGATCAGCGTCGACGGTGACACATCGACCAATGACACCGTCTTCCTGCTCGCGAGCGGGAGTAGCACGGTTGTCGTCGATGACGGTTTGTATCAGGCGCTCGTGGCCGGGCTCATCGAGGTATGCGGCACGCTGGCGCGCGCGATCGTGCGCGGAGGCGAGGGCGCCACCAAGCTGGTGTCGATCACCGCGAGCGGGGCCGCAAGCCCGGAGGACGCCAAACGGGCGGCCCAGGTGATCGCCAATTCGCTGCTCGTGAAAACCGCGATCCACGGAGGCGATCCGAATTGGGGCCGGTTGGTCGCGGCGGCGGGCCGGGCCGGTGTCGCATTCGACATCGAGCGCGCGCAGGTCCGCGTTGGGCCAATTGTGCTTTTCAGCGACGGCGTCCCGTACGACGACCGCGCGCCGGAGGCGGCCACCTACCTGACGGGCAGCGAGATCGAGATCGAGGTCAACCTCGGCGGCGGAGGGCCCTTCACGGCCACCGTCTGGACGTGCGACCTCAGCGCGGAATACGTCAAGATCAATGCGGAGTATCGGACGTAG